A region from the Aegilops tauschii subsp. strangulata cultivar AL8/78 chromosome 5, Aet v6.0, whole genome shotgun sequence genome encodes:
- the LOC109749137 gene encoding wax ester synthase/diacylglycerol acyltransferase 11, whose product MGDSGTNGSHSVAALPTSPLLPIRTPRKAPADDPTSDGEPVTPTARLMEPIYIVVTLGLGCPVNLPVFSAGIAAQLARYPRFCSIQVTDESNGGNPRWVRTVVNVDDHTIVPTLDPVAVAADPDGAVEDYLASLPALPMDRSRPLWEFHFLDFPTSEATCTAVIRVHHSLGDGTTLIALLLASARSAADPTRLPAMPEQPARTGAIYAPRPRSKGGVLPFLAWAWSYLVLAWNTVVDVALFAATIAFLRDPHTPFKYVDHGAASSSRRRFVHRSLPLEDVKFIKNAMDCTVNDVLVGATSAALSRYYFRKSGANNTSKICLRSILLVDTRPTTSLQTYVDMIDSGKSNDVDWGNQLGYILLPFHLAIHDDPLAYVRKAKKTVDRKKSSLEVIFTCKMGESFLKMFGLKAGAFIFGRMFANTTLAFSNLVGPTEQIEFYGHPVVFIAPSVYGAPQALLVQCQSYNSTIMVSLSVDEEIIPDYIQLMDDFVESFGHIKDGASRLSTFVKKE is encoded by the exons ATGGGCGATAGCGGTACCAATGGCAGCCACTCTGTGGCCGCTCTGCCGACAAGCCCGCTGCTCCCGATACGCACGCCAAGAAAGGCACCGGCGGACGATCCCacgtcggatggggagcccgtcACGCCTACTGCGAGACTCATGGAACCCATATACATCGTCGTCACCCTCGGCCTTGGCTGCCCCGTAAACCTCCCCGTCTTCAGCGCCGGCATCGCCGCCCAGCTTGCCCGATACCCGCGCTTCTGCAGCATTCAG GTGACAGATGAGTCCAATGGTGGCAACCCGCGGTGGGTGCGCACGGTGGTGAACGTGGACGACCACACGATCGTCCCGACACTGGACCCCGTCGCCGTGGCGGCCGACCCGGACGGGGCCGTGGAAGACTACTTGGCCTCGCTGCCCGCGCTCCCCATGGACCGCTCCCGCCCGCTCTGGGAGTTCCACTTCCTCGACTTCCCGACCTCCGAGGCCACCTGCACCGCCGTGATCCGCGTGCACCACTCCCTCGGCGACGGCACGACGCTCATCGCGCTCCTCCTGGCGTCCGCGCGCAGCGCCGCCGACCCGACGCGCCTGCCGGCCATGCCGGAGCAGCCTGCACGCACGGGCGCCATCTACGCGCCGCGGCCACGGTCCAAGGGGGGTGTCCTGCCGTTCCTCGCGTGGGCCTGGTCGTATCTTGTGCTCGCGTGGAACACCGTGGTGGACGTCGCCCTCTTCGCCGCGACCATTGCGTTCCTGAGAGACCCGCACACGCCGTTCAAGTACGTGGATCACGGCGCCGCGTCCAGCTCCCGCCGGCgcttcgtgcaccggagccttcCTTTGGAGGACGTCAAGTTCATCAAGAATGCCATGGACTGC ACTGTCAATGACGTGCTAGTCGGAGCGACTTCTGCTGCTCTATCAAGATATTATTTTCGCAAATCTG GTGCCAATAACACCAGCAAAATATGTCTGCGCTCTATCCTCCTTGTCGATACAAGACCAACCACTAGCCTACAA ACATATGTTGATATGATCGACTCTGGTAAGAGCAACGATGTGGACTGGGGAAATCAACTAGGCTATATCCTCCTTCCATTTCATTTGGCGATCCACGATGATCCACTTGCATATGTTCGCAAGGCAAAGAAGACCGTGGATAGGAAGAAGAGCTCGCTTGAAGTTATCTTCACGTGTAAGATGGGTGAATCGTTTCTCAAAATGTTTGGTTTGAAG GCTGGCGCTTTTATCTTTGGTCGTATGTTTGCCAATACAACACTTGCGTTCTCAAACCTTGTTGGACCAACTGAACAAATAGAGTTCTATGGGCACCCTGTTGTCTTCATTGCGCCTAGTGTTTATGGAGCTCCACAA GCTCTGCTTGTGCAATGCCAGAGttacaatagcactattatggtAAGTTTGTCGGTCGACGAGGAAATAATTCCAGATTATATTCAACTTATGGATGACTTCGTTGAGTCTTTCGGGCACATTAAGGATGGGGCTTCAAGACTTTCAACATTCGTCAAGAAAGAATAA